The following are from one region of the Rosistilla carotiformis genome:
- a CDS encoding glycosyltransferase family 39 protein, translating to MYLIRPLYVFSAILIVALAARCGAAYWWQARLDRQGQHFAFGDSQSYWTLATQIARGQPYEYGGPEAKIFRVPVYPLMIAPWIDRDDPYRNVLAVRYMGCVLGTLAVAGVMFYAHRLFGANAAACAGALAALHPGAISMSILILSEAPFCPMMVGNLWLWRLAFNAPNPRATLGWSLAAGALSGVAVLARPSWLLFAGFACLFQFLLVPSQFRKTAGMAIGMLIGFAVVMSPWWARSYQITGHFVLTTLQVGPSMYDGLHPGATGASDTGMSFNTEFARQQRLADAVATQLDSTFEYRLNQRMSKAAKTWAMENPGEVLRLAVVKVARTWRPWTSAEEIPGFAIRFASAAGMVIVVVPAAIGLWRYRRRGWDVWMLWVPAIYFTCLHAIFIGSMRYRLPAVFILTILAAPVWATWLRRLMSRDTEPVSN from the coding sequence ATGTATCTCATCCGACCCCTCTACGTTTTTTCAGCGATCCTAATCGTCGCGCTCGCAGCGCGGTGTGGGGCGGCGTATTGGTGGCAAGCGCGGTTGGATCGACAAGGCCAGCATTTTGCCTTCGGTGATTCTCAAAGCTATTGGACGCTAGCAACGCAGATCGCGCGCGGCCAGCCGTATGAATATGGTGGCCCCGAAGCGAAGATCTTCCGGGTTCCGGTCTACCCCCTGATGATTGCTCCTTGGATCGATCGCGACGATCCGTATCGGAACGTTTTGGCGGTTCGATACATGGGGTGCGTACTGGGAACGCTGGCGGTCGCGGGGGTGATGTTCTACGCCCATCGGTTGTTTGGAGCGAACGCGGCCGCATGTGCCGGCGCGTTGGCCGCCCTGCATCCGGGGGCGATTTCGATGAGCATCCTGATCCTCAGCGAAGCCCCTTTTTGTCCGATGATGGTGGGCAATCTGTGGCTGTGGCGACTGGCTTTCAACGCACCAAATCCTAGGGCGACGTTGGGTTGGTCGCTCGCCGCCGGAGCGCTCTCGGGCGTTGCGGTCCTCGCTCGACCCAGCTGGCTGCTTTTCGCAGGCTTTGCTTGCCTTTTTCAGTTCCTGTTGGTGCCGAGCCAATTCCGCAAGACCGCAGGGATGGCAATCGGGATGCTGATTGGCTTCGCCGTGGTGATGTCTCCCTGGTGGGCGCGCAGCTACCAGATTACCGGTCATTTTGTGCTGACAACGTTGCAGGTCGGCCCCAGCATGTACGACGGGCTGCATCCGGGGGCGACCGGAGCCAGCGACACGGGGATGAGTTTCAATACGGAATTTGCGCGGCAGCAACGCCTGGCCGACGCCGTAGCAACTCAGCTGGATAGCACCTTCGAATACCGTTTGAACCAACGGATGTCGAAAGCTGCCAAAACGTGGGCGATGGAGAATCCTGGGGAAGTGCTGCGGTTGGCGGTGGTGAAAGTCGCCCGCACCTGGCGGCCTTGGACCAGTGCTGAAGAGATCCCAGGTTTTGCAATCCGGTTTGCGTCGGCGGCGGGAATGGTGATCGTGGTCGTCCCGGCAGCGATCGGTTTGTGGCGTTACCGTCGCCGTGGCTGGGACGTGTGGATGTTGTGGGTTCCCGCGATCTACTTCACCTGCCTGCACGCAATCTTTATTGGATCGATGCGATATCGTTTGCCCGCAGTCTTCATCCTGACGATCCTTGCTGCCCCGGTTTGGGCGACCTGGCTGCGACGTCTTATGTCTCGCGATACGGAACCTGTTTCCAACTAA
- a CDS encoding glycosyltransferase family 2 protein yields the protein MTESHPHAAAAESISFVIPVCNEEDSLDELHAAICEVVQAQGYDAEMIFIDDGSTDASWQKVEALAARDPRVQGLRFRTNFGKAAGLAAGFDTARGTFIITMDGDLQDDPKEIPRFLQRLHEGFDVVSGWKQVRHDPWHKVLPSRVFNWMVGALTGVRIHDHNCGFKAYRREVFDEVKLYGELHRFVPVLAAAKGWRVSEIAVEHHARKYGHSKYGVRRLVKGFLDLATVYFLTGYAQRPLHLMGTTGILSTLLGLAGLVWLSFAWVFSRLNDLPGDDVHLHTRAIFYFCIVAFLVGTQLMIAGLLAELLTATSRRDVQPYSIAQRTKAASND from the coding sequence GTGACCGAATCCCACCCGCACGCCGCTGCTGCCGAATCGATCAGTTTTGTGATCCCGGTTTGCAACGAAGAAGACAGTCTCGACGAATTGCATGCGGCGATCTGCGAAGTGGTTCAGGCCCAGGGTTACGACGCGGAGATGATCTTCATCGATGATGGATCGACCGATGCGTCGTGGCAAAAGGTGGAAGCCTTGGCAGCCCGCGATCCTCGCGTTCAAGGGCTTCGTTTTCGAACCAATTTTGGAAAGGCTGCCGGCTTGGCGGCGGGGTTCGACACCGCGCGGGGCACCTTTATCATCACGATGGATGGCGACCTGCAGGACGATCCGAAAGAGATCCCACGTTTTTTGCAGCGGTTGCACGAAGGGTTTGATGTGGTCAGCGGATGGAAGCAGGTCCGGCACGATCCGTGGCACAAAGTCTTGCCCAGCCGAGTCTTTAATTGGATGGTCGGTGCGTTGACGGGCGTTCGCATCCACGATCACAATTGTGGCTTCAAAGCCTATCGCCGCGAGGTTTTTGACGAAGTCAAACTGTATGGCGAACTGCATCGCTTTGTCCCCGTTTTGGCCGCGGCCAAAGGATGGCGGGTCAGCGAGATCGCTGTCGAACACCATGCCAGAAAGTACGGACACTCCAAATATGGCGTCCGCCGTTTGGTCAAAGGTTTCCTGGATCTTGCGACCGTCTATTTCTTGACTGGTTATGCGCAGCGTCCGCTGCACTTGATGGGAACCACCGGAATTCTAAGCACCTTGCTCGGGTTAGCCGGTTTGGTGTGGCTGTCGTTTGCGTGGGTCTTTTCCAGGCTGAACGATCTGCCCGGCGACGACGTGCATCTGCATACGCGAGCGATCTTTTATTTCTGCATCGTCGCTTTTTTGGTCGGCACTCAATTGATGATCGCCGGATTGTTAGCCGAATTGCTGACGGCGACCTCGCGACGCGATGTGCAACCGTATTCGATCGCCCAGCGAACCAAGGCGGCATCGAATGACTGA
- a CDS encoding threonine aldolase family protein, which translates to MNAIEPGFQFASDNTSGVCPAAWDAMLEANSGYAASYGDDRWTKRAHELIREIFEVDCHVYFVFNGTAANSLALAAMCQSYHSVLAHQLAHVETDECGGPEFFSNGTKLLLVEGEGGRVDPAAVERVVRRRSDVHFPKPKVLSITQATEMGTVYRRDDLDRIYETARRLHLNLHMDGSRFANALATLNASPKELTWKAGVDVLCLGGTKNGMAVGDCVVFFNDDLAFEFEFRCKQAGQLASKMRYLSAPWVGLLESGAWLTNAQHANAMASLLAQRLQAFPSVSVRDSVESNAVFVQFPPAVATALRAAGWHFHDFIGVGESRLMCSWATSEAEIDAFLKSLADVVDQNP; encoded by the coding sequence ATGAACGCTATCGAGCCGGGATTTCAGTTTGCCAGCGACAACACCTCGGGAGTTTGTCCTGCGGCGTGGGATGCGATGTTGGAAGCCAACAGCGGCTATGCAGCCTCTTATGGGGACGATCGCTGGACCAAACGGGCGCACGAACTGATCCGCGAGATCTTCGAAGTCGATTGCCACGTCTACTTCGTCTTTAACGGAACGGCCGCGAATTCGTTGGCGTTGGCCGCGATGTGCCAATCGTATCACAGCGTGCTTGCGCACCAATTGGCTCATGTGGAGACCGATGAATGTGGCGGTCCGGAGTTCTTTTCCAACGGCACCAAGTTGCTGTTGGTCGAAGGGGAAGGGGGGCGTGTCGATCCGGCAGCGGTCGAACGCGTGGTGCGTCGCCGTTCGGACGTCCATTTTCCGAAACCGAAAGTCCTCAGCATCACTCAAGCGACCGAGATGGGGACGGTCTATCGGCGTGACGATCTCGACCGGATCTACGAAACCGCGCGACGCTTGCACTTAAACCTCCATATGGATGGCTCCCGATTCGCCAACGCGCTTGCGACTCTAAACGCTTCGCCCAAAGAGTTGACTTGGAAAGCCGGCGTTGACGTGCTCTGTCTGGGCGGAACCAAAAACGGGATGGCCGTCGGCGACTGTGTGGTCTTCTTCAATGACGATCTCGCCTTTGAGTTTGAGTTCCGTTGCAAGCAGGCCGGCCAATTGGCTTCGAAGATGCGCTACCTTTCGGCCCCTTGGGTGGGGCTGTTGGAATCGGGGGCCTGGCTGACGAATGCCCAACATGCCAACGCGATGGCCAGCCTGTTGGCTCAGCGACTGCAAGCCTTCCCCAGCGTCAGTGTTCGCGATAGCGTCGAATCGAACGCCGTCTTTGTGCAATTCCCACCCGCGGTCGCCACGGCACTGCGGGCTGCGGGGTGGCACTTCCATGATTTTATCGGTGTCGGTGAATCGCGATTGATGTGCTCGTGGGCCACGAGCGAGGCGGAGATCGATGCGTTTTTGAAATCGCTTGCCGACGTGGTCGATCAAAATCCCTGA
- a CDS encoding PSD1 and planctomycete cytochrome C domain-containing protein produces MHQKPFVTIGLIVAGISFLLPQVAVSGQPAEPPHFETHVRAIFKKHCFHCHGEEEHPEGSLDLRLVRFMHDGGDSGPSIVPGAAAESVLYQRMRDGEMPPDESKLCSEEELEIVRQWIDSGATTLRPEPESLDGGLFITEEERSHWSLQPIVRPAVPEVAATESVSNPIDAFLLAKLEEKGFGFSPRAAPNALIRRLHIDLHGLPPTPQAVEAFTAENDQVAWQQWIDRLLSEHEYGERWARHWLDVAGYADSEGYNDVDAPRPHAWRYRDYVIRAFNNDKPFDRFIHEQLAGDEMISTPLNNLSDEDAELLTATGFLRMAPDGTGGAVDDVNVARNATIADTVTIVSSSLMAMTVGCAQCHDHRYDPISHEDYFRFRAIFEPGFDWQKWRSPPKRLVSLYTDAMRAEAAKVEAEAKKLDATRIAKQTEFIDATFEKQLEKLPEETHELARETHKTPVKERTDEQKALIKKYPKLNVTASSLYLYDRKASDELKAMAAEAKKVRDTKPKQEFVRALTEVPGRVPVTQLFYRGDHEQPKQELQPGGLTVVSMNVDLPEVPSNDTALPTTGRRLAFARRLTDPKHPLTARALVNRIWMHHFGRGLVTSPNDFGILGQLPSHPELLDWLASEFIDSGWSLKHIHRLILSSTAWQQQLRVAPDQIAADPDNELYGGARLLRLDAEAIRDSMLAIADQINSKPFGPAIPVMPDPVGRFVIGIENSSAGRPGAVIDMKGEDLRRSVYVQVRRSQPLSVLEAFDQPIMSPNCDLRRPSTSSTQSLMMLNSDQVLEFSRLLAERLQRDAADDLDTQIELAWRLIFARACSDDERAAAKELVAEQSAIFATQPAYKADAKKKPQRTPDQEALATLCQMLFSSNEFLYVD; encoded by the coding sequence ATGCATCAGAAACCTTTCGTCACCATTGGCTTGATTGTCGCTGGGATCAGTTTCCTGCTGCCCCAAGTTGCCGTGAGCGGCCAACCCGCCGAGCCACCGCATTTCGAAACGCACGTCCGGGCCATCTTTAAGAAGCACTGCTTCCATTGCCACGGCGAAGAGGAGCACCCCGAGGGTTCGCTCGATCTACGCTTGGTTCGCTTCATGCACGACGGAGGCGATTCGGGCCCCTCGATCGTTCCCGGAGCTGCCGCCGAAAGCGTGCTTTACCAGCGGATGCGCGATGGCGAAATGCCACCCGATGAGAGCAAGCTGTGTAGCGAAGAAGAACTGGAAATCGTCCGACAGTGGATCGATTCGGGAGCGACCACGCTTCGTCCCGAACCCGAATCGCTCGACGGCGGGCTGTTCATCACCGAAGAGGAACGGTCGCATTGGTCGCTGCAACCGATCGTGCGTCCAGCCGTTCCCGAGGTCGCCGCAACGGAATCGGTCAGCAATCCGATCGATGCCTTCTTGTTGGCCAAACTGGAAGAAAAGGGATTCGGTTTCAGCCCCCGAGCGGCTCCCAATGCTTTGATTCGCCGGTTGCATATCGACCTGCATGGCCTGCCACCGACACCTCAAGCGGTGGAAGCGTTTACCGCCGAAAACGATCAGGTCGCCTGGCAGCAGTGGATCGATCGCTTGTTGAGCGAACATGAGTATGGCGAACGCTGGGCCCGGCACTGGTTGGACGTCGCCGGATATGCCGACAGCGAAGGGTACAACGATGTCGACGCGCCGCGGCCCCATGCGTGGCGATACCGCGACTATGTGATCCGCGCCTTTAATAACGACAAGCCGTTCGATCGTTTCATCCACGAACAACTGGCGGGCGACGAAATGATCTCCACGCCGTTGAACAACTTGAGCGACGAAGACGCCGAATTGCTGACCGCCACCGGATTCTTGCGGATGGCTCCCGACGGAACCGGCGGCGCTGTCGACGACGTCAACGTGGCTCGCAATGCAACGATCGCCGACACGGTCACGATCGTTTCCTCATCGTTGATGGCGATGACGGTCGGTTGCGCCCAATGCCACGACCATCGCTACGACCCGATCTCACACGAAGACTATTTCCGTTTCCGAGCGATCTTCGAACCGGGATTCGATTGGCAGAAATGGCGTAGCCCGCCGAAGCGTTTGGTTTCGCTGTACACCGATGCGATGCGAGCCGAGGCGGCGAAGGTGGAAGCGGAAGCCAAGAAGCTCGACGCCACGCGAATCGCCAAACAGACCGAATTCATCGACGCCACGTTCGAAAAACAACTGGAGAAGCTGCCCGAAGAGACGCACGAACTGGCTCGCGAGACTCACAAGACACCGGTCAAAGAGCGAACCGATGAACAGAAAGCGTTGATCAAAAAGTATCCCAAGCTGAACGTGACGGCCAGTTCGCTGTACCTCTACGATCGCAAGGCCTCGGACGAATTGAAGGCGATGGCGGCAGAGGCGAAGAAGGTTCGGGACACGAAGCCGAAACAAGAGTTTGTCCGCGCGTTGACTGAAGTTCCCGGACGCGTGCCGGTGACTCAATTGTTCTATCGCGGCGATCACGAACAACCCAAGCAGGAACTGCAACCGGGAGGACTGACCGTCGTTTCGATGAACGTCGACCTTCCCGAGGTCCCCTCCAACGACACCGCGTTGCCAACGACAGGGCGACGGCTGGCATTCGCCAGGCGGTTAACCGACCCCAAACATCCGTTGACAGCCCGGGCCTTGGTCAACCGAATCTGGATGCATCACTTTGGCCGCGGCTTGGTCACTTCCCCGAACGATTTTGGCATCCTTGGTCAACTGCCGTCGCATCCGGAATTGCTCGATTGGTTGGCTTCGGAGTTTATCGACAGTGGTTGGAGCCTGAAGCACATCCACCGGTTGATCCTCTCTTCGACAGCCTGGCAACAACAATTGCGCGTCGCGCCCGATCAAATCGCGGCCGATCCGGACAACGAACTCTACGGCGGGGCGCGACTGTTGCGTCTCGATGCCGAAGCGATCCGGGACAGCATGTTGGCGATCGCCGACCAAATCAATTCCAAGCCGTTTGGACCGGCCATTCCCGTGATGCCCGATCCCGTCGGACGCTTCGTGATCGGAATCGAAAACAGTAGTGCCGGCCGCCCCGGTGCGGTGATCGACATGAAGGGGGAAGATCTGCGACGCAGCGTCTATGTCCAGGTCCGACGAAGCCAACCGTTGAGCGTGTTGGAAGCGTTTGATCAACCGATCATGTCTCCGAACTGCGATCTGCGAAGACCTTCGACCAGTTCGACTCAGTCGCTGATGATGCTCAACAGCGATCAAGTGCTCGAGTTCTCGCGGTTGCTTGCCGAGCGATTGCAACGCGACGCCGCCGATGATCTCGACACGCAAATCGAGCTCGCTTGGCGATTGATCTTCGCTCGCGCCTGCAGCGACGACGAACGGGCTGCGGCAAAAGAATTGGTCGCCGAACAGTCGGCCATTTTTGCGACGCAGCCAGCTTACAAGGCCGATGCAAAGAAGAAACCTCAACGAACTCCGGACCAGGAAGCGCTGGCGACATTGTGCCAGATGTTGTTCAGCTCTAACGAATTCTTGTACGTGGATTAA
- a CDS encoding DUF1501 domain-containing protein, whose protein sequence is MTNLPNIDSVSARRHFMASSAMSVGSLAMAWMNQQEAKANPQQPNLEPLSFDTLPKQPHHPPKAKAMISLWMQGGPSHHDMFDPKPEMVKHDGEDFPDEIKYDDAANASSKIFASPWKFSPQGECGMELSELIPHTGSIADEICLIRSTKTGVNNHGQSIRALQTGRITAGRPSLGSWLTYGLGSEADNLPSFLALIDPGQLPVQGVENWSNGWLPSVYQGTVIRPTEPRILDLTPPAHLKGKAQARALEFLEQLNEQHRAQRPGQHDLQARIASYQLAAKMQVAATDAMDLSQESRATQEMYGMHEKETADYGSRCLIARRLIERGVRFVQVYTANQLWDSHGGIIKGLPAACRKVDRPSAALVRDLKQRGLLDSTVVHWGGEMGRLPVVQNDAGRAKYGRDHNTHGFSMWVAGGGFKAGHVHGKTDEWGHKAIEDVVNHFDYHATLLHLFGLDHEQLTFHRANRDQTLTDGQPGQVIPGLLA, encoded by the coding sequence ATGACGAACCTACCAAATATCGATAGCGTATCGGCACGCCGACACTTCATGGCCTCGAGCGCGATGAGCGTTGGATCGTTGGCGATGGCATGGATGAACCAACAGGAAGCCAAAGCGAATCCACAACAGCCGAACCTGGAACCGCTCTCCTTCGACACGCTCCCCAAGCAACCGCACCATCCGCCCAAAGCCAAGGCGATGATTTCGTTGTGGATGCAGGGCGGGCCCAGCCACCACGACATGTTCGATCCGAAGCCGGAGATGGTCAAACATGACGGCGAAGATTTCCCCGACGAGATCAAATATGACGACGCGGCTAACGCAAGTTCCAAGATCTTTGCTTCGCCATGGAAATTCTCGCCGCAGGGCGAATGTGGGATGGAATTGTCGGAACTGATCCCGCACACCGGGTCGATTGCCGACGAAATCTGCCTGATCCGGTCGACCAAAACCGGAGTCAACAACCACGGCCAATCGATCCGCGCGCTGCAGACCGGCCGAATCACCGCCGGCCGACCCTCGCTGGGCAGCTGGCTGACCTACGGCCTGGGGAGCGAAGCGGATAACCTTCCCTCGTTCCTGGCGTTGATCGATCCAGGCCAACTGCCCGTGCAAGGCGTGGAAAACTGGTCCAACGGCTGGCTGCCATCGGTCTATCAGGGAACCGTGATCCGGCCGACCGAACCGCGAATCCTCGACCTAACTCCGCCAGCTCACCTGAAAGGAAAAGCCCAAGCGCGAGCGCTCGAATTTCTGGAGCAATTGAACGAACAGCATCGCGCCCAACGGCCCGGGCAACACGATCTGCAAGCTCGGATCGCCAGTTACCAATTGGCGGCGAAGATGCAAGTTGCCGCGACCGATGCGATGGACCTGAGCCAAGAGAGCCGGGCGACTCAGGAAATGTATGGGATGCACGAAAAGGAGACCGCCGATTACGGCAGCCGTTGCCTGATCGCTCGCCGATTGATCGAACGTGGCGTCCGTTTTGTGCAGGTCTACACCGCGAACCAGTTGTGGGACAGCCACGGCGGCATCATCAAGGGCCTTCCAGCCGCGTGTCGCAAGGTCGACCGACCGAGTGCCGCGTTGGTGCGGGATCTGAAACAGCGTGGGCTGCTCGATTCGACAGTCGTCCACTGGGGCGGTGAGATGGGCCGCTTACCTGTCGTGCAAAACGATGCCGGACGGGCGAAATACGGTCGCGATCACAACACCCACGGTTTCAGCATGTGGGTCGCCGGCGGCGGCTTTAAAGCCGGACACGTGCATGGCAAGACCGATGAGTGGGGGCACAAAGCGATCGAAGATGTCGTCAACCACTTCGACTACCACGCCACGCTGCTGCATCTGTTTGGCCTAGATCACGAACAGTTGACGTTCCATCGCGCCAACCGCGACCAAACGCTCACCGACGGCCAACCGGGCCAAGTGATCCCAGGACTGTTGGCTTAA